TTCCTCCGGCCGAACCCCCCCGGAAGGAGGCCGTCCCGGCGGAGCCTGTTCCGGCCTCCGCCTCCGCCGCGGCCGCTGCAGCACCGGCCCCAGCCGCGCCGCCCGCGGCGCCGGCCAAAGCTGGGGCCGCCCCTTCCCCCCCGGCGCCGCGCCGCGCAGCAGTTCCGCCGTCCGCGGCCCCCGCCAGGAAGGCCGCCCCGCCGGTCGCGGCACCCCTGCCCGAGCGCACGGTCCGTCGCGGAGGCACGGTCACGCCGCTTTCCCCTGCAGCGACAGGGGCGGCAGGAAAACGCCAGGCGCCGGCCGCCGAGCCCGGGCTGGAACCCTCTTCTCCGGTCCTGCCCCAACGAGCTCCTATGTCGATGCCGCCACGCGAACCCGTCGCTCAGCCGCGGCAGCGCGCGGTCCCGGCCCCGGCTTCCTGTCCCTTTTGTGGCGAGCGCCTGCCC
The window above is part of the Gemmatimonadota bacterium genome. Proteins encoded here:
- a CDS encoding zinc ribbon domain-containing protein, with protein sequence MRRTRPDALDQSITVAEIYQDLVPYRRVRSTLGVELNADYEHAVMRLLAGEGGLVRLEPTEVQQQLRRELGSPNPNVGLFRQFAACDAWVTIPPAEPPRKEAVPAEPVPASASAAAAAAPAPAAPPAAPAKAGAAPSPPAPRRAAVPPSAAPARKAAPPVAAPLPERTVRRGGTVTPLSPAATGAAGKRQAPAAEPGLEPSSPVLPQRAPMSMPPREPVAQPRQRAVPAPASCPFCGERLPKAKTVRYCPFCGGNQRTRPCPDCGEILEVNWRYCIACGHAVTD